The following coding sequences are from one Hippopotamus amphibius kiboko isolate mHipAmp2 chromosome 9, mHipAmp2.hap2, whole genome shotgun sequence window:
- the LOC130860782 gene encoding LOW QUALITY PROTEIN: olfactory receptor 56B4-like (The sequence of the model RefSeq protein was modified relative to this genomic sequence to represent the inferred CDS: inserted 1 base in 1 codon), translating into MGISTSATNSSSLQISQFILMGLPGIHDWQHWLSLPXAPLYSLALLANLLIMITIQHEPSLHEPVYHFLGILTVVDIGLATTIMPKILAIFWFDAKAISLPECFAQIYANHCFFCMESGIFLCMAVGRYIAICHPLRYPSIVTEAFVIKVTLSMILRNGLLTIPVPALAAQRHCCSRNEIDHCLCYNLWVISVACDDITVNKFYQLILAWILTGSDMALVFSSYVLILHSVLRLNSPEAMSKALSTCSSHLILILFFYTGIIVLSVTHLAEEKIPLTPVLLDVLHNAIPAALNPMVYAHRMRELGLGIQRLLGLCEDVSTN; encoded by the exons ATGGGTATCTCCACCAGTGCTACCAACAGTTCCAGCCTCCAGATTTCCCAGTTCATCTTGATGGGGCTCCCAGGCATTCATGACTGGCAGCACTGGCTCTCTCTGC CAGCTCCGCTCTACTCCTTAGCCCTTCTTGCAAATCTTCTCATCATGATCACCATCCAACACGAGCCCTCACTGCATGAGCCTGTGTACCATTTTCTGGGCATATTGACAGTTGTGGATATTGGCCTGGCTACCACCATCATGCCTAAGATTCTGGCTATCTTCTGGTTTGATGCCAAGGCCATCAGCCTCCCTGAGTGTTTTGCTCAGATCTATGCCAACCACTGCTTCTTTTGCATGGAGTCTGGTATCTTCCTCTGCATGGCAGTGGGCAGATACATAGCCATCTGTCACCCTCTTCGATACCCCTCCATAGTCACTGAGGCTTTTGTGATCAAAGTCACACTGTCTATGATCCTCAGGAATGGCCTGTTGACCATCCCAGTGCCTGCACTGGCTGCCCAGAGACATTGCTGCTCCAGGAATGAAATTGACCACTGCCTATGCTATAACTTGTGGGTTATTAGCGTGGCTTGTGATGACATCACTGTGAACAAATTTTACCAGCTGATCTTAGCATGGATCCTGACAGGGAGTGATATGGCTCTGGttttttcttcctatgttttaatccttcattCTGTGCTGAGGCTGAACTCACCAGAAGCAATGTCAAAGGCTCTGAGCACCTGTAGCTCCCATctcatcctcatcctcttctTCTACACAGGTATCATTGTACTATCTGTCACACACCTTGCAGAGGAAAAGATTCCTCTTACTCCTGTACTCCTTGATGTGCTGCACAATGCCATCCCTGCTGCACTCAACCCCATGGTCTATGCACATAGGATGCGTGAGCTCGGACTGGGCATCCAGAGGCTGCTTGGGCTCTGTGAAGATGTGTCCACCAATTAA
- the LOC130860783 gene encoding olfactory receptor 52K1-like: MILCNNSCLFPHTFFLAGIPELTAVHIWISLPFCFMFLLAVTGNGVLLFLIRTERSLHQPMFFFLAMLSFADLVLSLSTVPKMLVIFWFGATAISSYSCLSQMFFIHAFSAVESGVLVAMALDRFVAICNPLRYAIILTPAVVAKIGGMVVLRGVGLTISFPSLAHRLPYCGSHTIAYTYCEHMVVVKLACGATTVDNLYAFTVAIFLGVGDMAFIAYSYGQIMRTVIHFPSPEARAKAGSTCTAHVCVILFFYGPGFLSVIMQRFGPTTASAAKVILANLYLLFPPALDPIVYGVKTKQIREHLCKILSPNQIGPT, from the coding sequence ATGATTCTTTGTAATAATTCTTGTCTCTTTCCACATACTTTTTTCTTGGCTGGCATTCCAGAACTGACTGCTGTTCATATTTGGATCTCACTTCCCTTTTGCTTCATGTTCTTACTGGCAGTGACTGGGAATGGTGTCCTGCTTTTTCTCATCCGGACAGAACGGAGCCTTCACCAgcccatgtttttctttcttgccatGCTTTCCTTTGCTGATCTGGTTCTCTCCCTCTCCACTGTGCCCAAGATGCTGGTGATTTTCTGGTTTGGTGCTACAGCCATCAGCTCCTACTCCTGTCTTTCCCAGATGTTCTTCATCCatgcattctctgctgtggagtCAGGAGTGCTGGTGGCCATGGCCCTGGACCgctttgtggccatctgtaaccCACTGCGTTATGCAATCATTCTTACCCCTGCAGTTGTTGCCAAGATTGGAGGGATGGTGGTGCTGCGAGGTGTGGGTTTGACCATCTCCTTTCCAAGCCTGGCCCATCGCCTGCCCTACTGTGGGTCCCACACTATTGCCTACACCTACTGTGAGCATATGGTAGTGGTGAAGCTGGCCTGTGGGGCCACCACCGTGGATAACCTCTATGCCTTTACTGTGGCGATCTTTCTTGGTGTGGGGGATATGGCCTTTATTGCCTACTCTTACGGGCAAATTATGAGGACCGTGATTCATTTTCCTTCACCTGAGGCACGTGCTAAAGCAGGCAGTACATGTACAGCTCACGTCTGTGTCATCCTCTTTTTCTATGGACCAGGCTTTCTTTCTGTGATCATGCAGCGTTTTGGCCCAACCACAGCCTCTGCTGCCAAGGTCATCCTTGCCAATCTCTACTTGTTATTTCCCCCTGCACTGGACCCCATTGTCTATGGAGTCAAGACCAAACAGATCCGGGAGCACCTGTGTAAAATTCTAAGCCCCAATCAGATTGGTCCCACTTGA
- the LOC130829388 gene encoding olfactory receptor 52L1-like, which yields MMTLSNSSWRLIQPSFLLIGIPGLEESQHWIALPLCVLYLLALVGNVTIVFTVWTDPSLHQPMYLFLAMLSGIDLVLASSTAPKALAVLLAHAREIGYTVCLTQMFFIHAFSSMESGVLVAMALDRYVAICLPLHHSSILHPGVIGRIGMAVLVRGLLLLLPFPILLQRLVFCQATVIGHAYCEHMAVVKLACSESTVNQAYGLAVALLVVGLDILAIGVSYALILQAVLKVPGGEARLKAFSTCGSHICVILVFYVPGMFSFLTHRFGHQVPHHIHVLLATLYLLVPPALNPLVYGVKTQQIRQRVLSVFYVKG from the coding sequence ATGATGACCCTGAGTAATTCCAGCTGGAGGCTGATCCAGCCGTCCTTTCTCCTGATTGGCATCCCAGGTTTAGAGGAAAGCCAGCACTGGATAGCGTTGCCACTGTGTGTCCTTTACCTCCTTGCCCTAGTGGGCAATGTCACCATCGTCTTCACCGTCTGGACTGACCCATCCTTGCACCAGCCTATGTACCTCTTCCTGGCCATGCTCTCTGGCATTGACCTGGTCCTGGCCTCCTCCACGGCACCCAAAGCCCTTGCCGTGCTCCTGGCTCATGCCCGTGAGATTGGGTACACTGTCTGCCTGACCCAGATGTTCTTCATCCACGCGTTCTCTTCCATGGAGTCAGGTGTACTTGTGGCCATGGCTCTGGATCGTTATGTAGCCATTTGTCTCCCTCTGCACCATTCCTCCATCCTGCATCCCGGGGTCATAGGGCGCATTGGAATGGCAGTGCTGGTGCGGGGcttactcctcctcctccccttccccatcctgttGCAGAGACTTGTCTTCTGCCAGGCCACCGTCATAGGCCATGCCTATTGTGAACACATGGCTGTGGTAAAACTTGCCTGCTCAGAAAGCACAGTGAACCAAGCTTATGGGTTGGCGGTGGCACTGCTTGTGGTTGGCCTAGACATCCTGGCCATTGGTGTTTCCTATGCCCTCATCCTGCAGGCAGTGCTGAAGGTACCAGGGGGTGAGGCCCGACTTAAGGCCTTCAGCACATGTGGGTCTCATATTTGTGTCATCCTGGTCTTCTATGTTCCTGGAATGTTCTCCTTCCTCACTCACCGCTTTGGCCACCAGGTGCCCCATCACATCCATGTTCTTCTGGCCACTCTCTATCTCCTTGTGCCACCTGCACTCAACCCTCTTGTCTATGGGGTGAAGACTCAGCAGATCCGCCAGCGAGTGCTCAGCGTGTTCTACGTAAAAGGATAG